From one Caldithrix abyssi DSM 13497 genomic stretch:
- the scpB gene encoding SMC-Scp complex subunit ScpB: MEEKKIATIEALIFASESPITAQKIKEILEDVGAKEIKKAVSELNRRYEEQSSALQIIEVAGGFQMVTRPEFAEPVSRLYKARQGQRLTQKALETLAIIAYKQPITKQTIEHIRGVNVDWVLRTLIERNLVTVVGREKAPGNPLLYGTTKEFLEYFGLKSLNDLPKLKEIDEILKGDEKFLESLDQVALEQLAPEELGIANPEELMEKKQNENHSQQQNKAENGTRES, from the coding sequence ATGGAAGAAAAAAAAATAGCAACCATCGAAGCATTGATCTTTGCCAGTGAATCGCCCATTACCGCCCAGAAGATTAAAGAAATTCTGGAGGACGTGGGTGCAAAAGAGATTAAAAAGGCGGTGAGTGAATTAAATCGACGTTACGAAGAGCAGAGCTCTGCCCTGCAAATCATTGAAGTGGCCGGTGGATTTCAGATGGTAACGCGTCCCGAATTTGCCGAACCGGTAAGCCGACTGTACAAAGCGCGCCAGGGACAACGGTTAACGCAAAAAGCGCTGGAAACGCTGGCCATCATTGCCTACAAACAACCCATCACCAAGCAAACCATTGAACATATCCGCGGCGTTAACGTGGACTGGGTGTTGCGCACGCTCATTGAACGTAATCTGGTTACGGTGGTGGGACGCGAAAAGGCGCCGGGCAATCCCTTGCTTTATGGAACCACCAAAGAATTTCTGGAATATTTTGGCCTTAAAAGTCTGAACGATTTACCCAAACTCAAAGAAATTGACGAAATCCTGAAAGGCGACGAAAAATTTCTGGAAAGTCTGGATCAGGTCGCTCTGGAACAACTCGCTCCGGAAGAGCTGGGCATTGCCAATCCGGAAGAATTAATGGAAAAAAAGCAAAACGAAAACCATTCACAACAACAAAACAAAGCGGAAAATGGAACCAGGGAGTCTTAA
- a CDS encoding pseudouridine synthase — protein MMRLNKFLAHAGIASRRKCDDFIKAGFVKVNGKVVDRVGVVIDEKKDTVTFKGKIVKPRKRFVYIVLNKPKGVVTTASDQFKRKTVLDLIAVPERIYPIGRLDYNTTGVLLLTDDGDLSHRLLHPNYKVVKVYRVLLNRVIRPIDLHRLRNGIELDGKKTQPCKISELRIVDNGSLLEVELTEGRNRQVRRMFETLDYKVRELERISFGGITARGLAPGEWRFLTKKEVSLLKERVGYGSER, from the coding sequence ATGATGCGCTTGAACAAATTTTTAGCCCATGCAGGAATCGCTTCCAGAAGAAAATGCGATGATTTTATAAAAGCCGGCTTTGTTAAGGTCAACGGTAAAGTGGTTGATCGTGTTGGCGTGGTTATTGACGAAAAAAAAGATACCGTTACTTTTAAAGGAAAAATCGTAAAGCCGCGTAAAAGATTTGTTTACATCGTATTAAACAAGCCCAAAGGCGTGGTGACCACGGCCAGCGATCAGTTTAAGCGTAAAACAGTGCTGGATTTAATCGCCGTTCCGGAACGTATTTACCCCATCGGACGGCTGGACTACAACACAACGGGCGTACTTTTGTTAACCGACGACGGCGACCTGTCGCATCGTCTGCTGCATCCCAATTACAAGGTCGTCAAAGTGTATCGCGTTCTTTTAAACAGGGTCATTCGTCCCATCGATCTGCACCGCCTGCGAAACGGCATTGAACTGGATGGCAAAAAAACACAGCCCTGCAAAATAAGCGAGTTGAGGATTGTGGATAACGGCAGTTTGCTAGAGGTAGAGCTAACCGAAGGTCGCAACCGCCAGGTGCGGCGCATGTTCGAAACGTTGGATTATAAAGTCCGTGAGTTAGAGCGCATCTCTTTTGGGGGAATTACGGCCAGGGGCCTGGCTCCCGGCGAGTGGCGCTTTTTAACAAAAAAAGAAGTAAGCCTATTAAAGGAGAGAGTAGGTTATGGAAGTGAAAGGTAA
- a CDS encoding segregation and condensation protein A: protein MRYRVKLDIFEGPFDLLLFLIRKNEVDIYDIPIAQITEQFLEYIEAMRILDLNVAGDFIEMVAILMHIKARMLLPKMVTDGEEEPDDPRTELVERLLEYKRFKEAAFEFKNLEEERKKYFTRRDFKFIERESREPTTEEFLEKVTLFDLMIALKRALDNMPKITYHQVERIDVTVEQQSEFLLNELKEKKMILFQDLMKQFKEKIVLIVTFIALLELIRKGQIEVRQSEVFDDIRIKLKKAA, encoded by the coding sequence ACATATTCGAAGGCCCGTTTGATCTGTTGTTGTTCTTAATTCGTAAGAACGAAGTGGATATTTACGACATCCCCATCGCACAAATTACCGAGCAGTTTTTAGAGTACATCGAGGCCATGCGCATTCTGGATTTGAATGTAGCGGGCGATTTTATTGAAATGGTGGCCATTTTAATGCACATCAAAGCGCGCATGCTGCTGCCTAAAATGGTAACCGACGGCGAAGAGGAACCGGACGATCCGCGCACCGAACTGGTGGAAAGATTGTTAGAATACAAGCGATTTAAAGAAGCGGCGTTTGAATTTAAAAATCTGGAAGAAGAACGAAAAAAATATTTTACACGCCGCGACTTTAAATTTATCGAAAGAGAAAGCAGAGAACCTACCACGGAAGAATTTCTGGAAAAGGTCACCCTGTTCGACCTGATGATCGCTCTGAAACGCGCGCTGGATAATATGCCCAAAATTACCTACCATCAGGTGGAACGGATCGACGTAACCGTTGAGCAGCAGAGCGAATTTTTACTGAACGAGCTGAAAGAGAAAAAGATGATTCTTTTCCAGGATCTGATGAAGCAGTTTAAAGAAAAAATCGTTCTTATTGTAACTTTTATTGCGCTTCTGGAACTCATTCGCAAAGGGCAAATAGAAGTGCGGCAATCGGAAGTATTCGACGATATTCGCATTAAACTAAAAAAAGCGGCGTAA